From Roseateles sp. SL47:
TGAGCGAGTCGTTGAGCGGCACGGTCACGACCGCTTCGCCCTGCGCATTGAGGGCGACTGCGGGCTGCCAGGTCAGCAGGGTGTCAAACAGCTCCCGGGTGGCGAAGCCGCCCCCGCCGCCCGCTGCGGCTGCCTTGCGTCCGTAATGTCGGCGCCCAATGATTTCGCTGTGGGCGGTGGCGGTGGACACTGCCCAGGGGCGGTCCTGCAACAGGTGGTTCAGCAAGCGCCAACTGCCGTTGGGCGACAGGGACAGCAAGCCTTCATCAACAGCGGCAAAGGCCAGTTGAGCATCCGGCACCGGCCGGCCGTCCTGGGTCACCCGCACCCGCACCTGCGCCGATTGGCGCACGCCGTATTGAGCCTGCTGCGGCAGCACTTCCACCTTCAGGTCGTGCTTGGCACGACCGATCTCGATGCCTGCGATGCCCATCTTGAAGGAGGGCTTGGCCAGGTCCACCATGGCAGTCGGTGGCTGGTAGTCCGACGACGCGCGCCAGGCGCGCCACCAGTTGCCAGGCTCACGCCAACCCCAGGTAAAGAATGAATACCAGGGCACGTCCTTGAGGCGGCCACGAACCACCGTGACCCCCACAAAGGCATTCGGCGCCCAGTCCTTGTCGATCTTCACCTCCACCCAGGGATCTCGGCCGGACAGTCGCTGGACTCGGCTGTAAAGCAGACCTTCGCGCTCGACCGTGATCAGGGCGGTCGCATCGCGATAAGGCATGCGCACCTGGAAACGGGCCGTCTCCCCCGGCTCCCAATGGCGTCGATCCGCAATGACGTCAATGCGATCGTCGTTTTCCTGCGCAAACCAGAATTCACCCGCGCGTGTGACCCAGACCGCGCGGGCCGCTTTCGCGCTGTGGTGTCCGGCATCCAGCGTCGTGGCAATGATTTCCACCTGGCCCGACTGCTCCACACGAAGGTCGCAACGGGCCAGGCCTTGGGCGTCGGACGTGGCGCGGCAGAGTTCGCCCAGTTCCTTCACCTGACGTTTTTGCTCGTAGGCGTAAAAGCCCCCCACCAGCCGCTTGCGCGTGCTGAGGGTCTGGATCTGACGTGCCGTGAGTGTCACGACACGGCCAGCCAGCGGTTTACCCGATGTGTCCAGCACCACGGCCTGCACGGGCAACTGCTGGCCATTGGCCACCCAGGTCGGGGCACGCAAGCCGACCTGCACTTCCGCCGGCCAGATCACCTGGGACGCGGAGCGGGTGTGAGTCTGTCCATCCGGGTCGCGGTAACTCAGTTCCACACGGAGTTCGGAAGGGCGAGTGACCGGCTGGCGCAGCGGGACACGGAACTGCGCGGCGCCCTGTTTGTCGGTCTGCACGGCCAGTTTGTCGACCAGCAATTGGCGGTCCGCTGACGTGCCCCCACCCGCATCGTCATCGCCATCCTCACCGCGCTCGGCGTCATCCGGGTGGACCGCCGCATTCGGGTCGCGGTCCTCCGGTGGATCAAAGGCGAAATCTGTATAGGCCGGATAACTCGTCCACCGGGGCTGCAGCACTGCGCTGATCTGCACCGGTGCCTGTGCCATGGGCCCGCCGGCCATGTAGTTGAGCTGAGCCCCCCACTGGAACTCCTTGGCACCGGCTGCGGTGGACTTGGGTGGCAGGAGTCGGGCGTCGACCAGCGGTACGCGGATCTCGTCCACCTTCACCCCGCCGGTGTCCCATTGCCGTTGGCCCTGCGGTCCGTCTCCCTGGCGCTGGAGGACCAATCGGTAACTGCCCAACTTGGCGCCTGGGGGCACCTGCCAGGTGCTCAAGGCATAGCGCGTGGATTGCCAGGTCAACGCCTGCTTGAACACTTCCTCTCCTGTGGCTTCGAAAATGATCCGGAGCTGAGTTGGAAGTTGATCGGGCGGCGCGTCGCTCAAGCCTTGCAAGGTTTCAAGCCGGAAAAAGTGCTTCATCGACAGCACGTCGCCGGGCCGCAGCAAAGGACGATCGGTGATGGTGGCTGCACGTGCAGGGGTGTCGCTGGCGCCATAAGCCGTGGGCAGATTGAACCGCCACGGTTCAATACCCCGGCTCCAGTTGCTGAACAGGAAGGTGAAGTCTTCCGGTTGGCCGGATTGCTCCAGGCGAGCGGTCACGTACAGGCCATATTCCGCCACGCATTCGCGCTCGGTCCTCTGGGAGAGCGAGGGACGGTCGATATGGGCGACGCCAGACTCGTCGGTCTTACCGGTCCACAGGGACCGACCGGCACAGTCGTAAACGGCGACTTTGGCGTTGGGGGCAGGCCGACCACTATCCAGGGTGGTGACCCAAGCCATGCTGTTGTCCCGGCCCAGCTTGAAATGAATGCCCAGGTTCGTCACCAGGACACCGGTGCGTACATACATGGTGGCGGGGGGGTCCAACAGGCTGTTGCCCAGGCGCGGAGAAGCGACCTCCAGGACGTGGTAACCGGGTTGGCGCAGCGGCACGCCCACCACCTCCATCTCCGTCGCTGGCGTGCTGGACTTGGGCAGGGTCAATGACTGCGCGTTGGCATCGCCCTGAAGCATCGGGACTTCTCGGGACTTCCACTCGTCATTGGAGGCTTTGCGTACTTTGCCGAACCAGCGCAGTACTTCCAGGTCGTCGGTGACCCGCTTGATCAGCACCTTGCCTGGACCGCCCGGCTGCAGTTCGGGTTGCACATGGCGCATGGTCAAGGGCACCAGGCTTGGCTCCTGCCGCTCCCATTCCACAATACCGAACGGAGCCGCCGCAAACTTCGCCAGCGGCGGCGCGGCGCCGGTCTGGATGACCATCGGAAAACTGGCTGCGTTGGACAACGGCCGGCCACTGACGTCCTTGGTGCCCTTGGGCATTTCCAGCTTGAAGGTGGTCGACTCAGGCAGGGGGGACGGAAAGGTCACCCGGCGCAGCGTGCCGGCGTCTTCCTCATCCACACCGCTGTCCTTTCGACTGATGGGCTCGTACAACTTGTTGTCCGGCCCCCGCAAGCGCACGGCCCTGGCCTGTGCCTTGGGTACAGGCTCCGAAAAGTCGACATGAATGGGAAGGATGGGCACGCAAGGCGCGTTGGCTCTCTCACGCTCACAGGTGAACTCTGCCGTCAACGGCTGCCGGACCGTGAACTTGAAACGACGCTCGCCACGAGTGGTGACCGTGGTGTCCGCCATGGACGCGATGTTGGGGCCCCAGACCAGGCTGACCTCACTGCCTGCGGGCAGTGGGCGCTGACATCCCACCATGATCCAGGTCTCGTTGCGTGCAATGACACGCTGAGATTTGAGGGCGGCCTGCCGCTCTGCGGGCGAACTCAAGACGACGGGGATGCGCTCGCCCAGCGCATTGGATTCACACCACAAGCCCTTGGCCACGGACTCTTCACGCACCGGGGCGGAGAGCTGGAGAAGAATGTGCTGTTCTTCCTCGATCTGGCTACCTTCCCACGGAATCGTCCTCTGGACCGTGGGGGCCGAGATGAAGAATTTGAAGTCTCGCTTGCCCGTCCAGGTCGGGGAGACGCCGGGCACGCCAGGCACAAAGTTGTCGTTCGCCTGAACCTGACAGCGTGCGCCGGATGGGAGCGGCCGCTTGAAGTCGAACACCCATTCCTTGTCGTTGGTCCAACGACCGGTTCCCTCGGACGCTCCCTCTGGCGTGCAGCGCACAGTCACCGGCGCCTCGCCGCGGAGGTCACCGAGCGGCTTCACCGATTCGGTGAACTGGACCACGACATTGGTGAGCTGCCCCACCTCGCCTTCTGGCACCACCTTGGCCAGTTGCATCGCTTGCACCGACAGGCTGGCCGTCGCCAGCGCCGCAAGGCCGAGACTGCGCATCCATCGCCAGCGACGGTCAGCGGGTACTTGCTGCTGTGTGAGGAAACGAATGAACGAGCTGCTCACATTCCGCATGACAAACTGGCCGAAGTCGTTGTCTGCGAAGTCTAGCCTTGCCGCTACGCTCGCTTGGGACCGGTTGGGGGGGCTTTAGTCATATTGAGGACGGTAAACCAACATTCAGGGGTGTTGGTCGGTGCATGACATCACAATGTGCTGCCCTCCGTTGCCGACGAAACACTGCACTCGGGAGGGTGTTGCCGCCCAATTTTTATGGGGGTGATATTCGTCGCCCCACATTCATGGCCCCAAAATTCATCGCCCTTAAATTCGTCGCCCCAAAAGCAAAACCCCTTGAACTGCTGGAGTTCAAGGGGTTTGCAGGGTTATTAGCCTGACGATGACCTACTTTCACACGGGAATCCGCACTATCATCGGCGCTGAGTCGTTTCACGGTCCTGTTCGGGATGGGAAGGGGTGGGACCGACTCGCTATGGTCATCAGGCTTGACTGGTTGGCCAGCTGCGTCCCTGGGAAGGGTGGGCAGCTCGCCCAATTCGTAGAGTCTTTGGTGAATCAGCTTTGATTTGATTGCGTCCTCAGCTTGAGGAACGGCTTTGATCAATTAAATCGATCTGCGTGACCACTCGCTTCGACATGATTGTCAAAGTTATAGGGTCAAGCCTCACGGGCAATTAGTACTGGTTAGCTTAACGCATTACTGCGCTTCCACACCCAGCCTATCAACGTCCTGGTCTTGAACGACCCTTCAGGGGGCTCAAGGCCCCGGCAAGACTCATCTTGAGACGAGTTTCCCGCTTAGATGCTTTCAGCGGTTATCTCTTCCGCACTTAGCTACTCGGCGATGCCACTGGCGTGACAACCGATACACCAGAGGTGCGTCCACTCCGGTCCTCTCGTACTAGGAGCAGGCTCTCTCAATCTTGCAGCGCCCACGGAAGATAGGGACCAAACTGTCTCACGACGTTTTAAACCCAGCTCACGTACCTCTTTAAATGGCGAACAGCCATACCCTTGGGACCGGCTACAGCCCCAGGATGAGATGAGCCGACATCGAGGTGCCAAACACCGCCGTCGATATGAACTCTTGGGCGGTATCAGCCTGTTATCCCCAGAGTACCTTTTATCCGTTGAGCGATGGCCCTTCCATACAGAACCACCGGATCACTTAGTCCTACTTTCGTACCTGCTCGACTTGTCAGTCTCGCAGTCAAGCACGCTTATGCCTATGCACTATTAGCACGATTTCCGACCGTGCCTAGCGTACCTTCGAACTCCTCCGTTACACTTTGGGAGGAGACCGCCCCAGTCAAACTGCCCACCATACACTGTCCCCAACCCGGATCACGGGCCAAGGTTAGAACCTCAAACACACCAGGGTGGTATTTCAACGTTGGCTCCACCTGATCTAGCGACCAGGTTTCAAAGCCTCCCACCTATCCTACACAGATCTGTTCAAAGTCCAATGTAAAGCTACAGTAAAGGTTCATGGGGTCTTTCCGTCTTTCCGCGGGGAGATTGCATCATCACAAACATTTCAACTTCGCTGAGTCTCTGGAGGAGACAGTGTGGCCATCGTTACGCCATTCGTGCAGGTCGGAACTTACCCGACAAGGAATTTCGCTACCTTAGGACCGTTATAGTTACGGCCGCCGTTTACTGGGACTTCAGTCAAGAGCTTGCACCCCATCATTTAATCTTCCAGCACCGGGCAGGCGTCACACCCTATACGTCGACTTTCGTCTTTGCAGAGTGCTGTGTTTTTAATAAACAGTCGCAGCCACCGATTCTCTGCGGCCTCATTGGGCTCCCCAAGTAAATGGTTCACCTACTAAAGGCACACCTTCTTCCGAAGTTACGGTGTCAATTTGCCGAGTTCCTTCTCCAGAGTTCTCTCAAGCGCCTGAGAATACTCATCACGCGCACCAGTGTCGGTTTGCGGTACGGTCGTCTATAGCTGAAGCTTAGTGGCTTTTCCTGGAAGCAGGGTATCACTCACTTCGTCTGCAAGCAGACTCGTTATCACACCTCAGCTAAGCCCTCCGGATTTGCCTAGAGGGCACGCCTACATGCTTGAACCGGGACATCCAACACCCGGCTGAGCTAACCTTCTCCGTCCCCACATCGCACTATAGATCGGTACAGGAATATTGACCTGTTTCCCATCAGCTACGCATCTCTGCCTCGCCTTAGGGGCCGACTCACCCTACGCCGATGAACGTTGCGTAGGAAACCTTGCGCTTACGGCGAGGGGGCTTTTCACCCCCTTTAACGCTACTCATGTCAGCATTCGCACTTCTGATACCTCCAGCAGGCCTCACGACCCACCTTCACAGGCGTACAGAACGCTCTCCTACCACGCACAGTAAACTGTGCATCCGCAGCTTCGGTAACTGGCTTAGCCCCGTTACATCTTCCGCGCAGGACGACTCGATCAGTGAGCTATTACGCTTTCTTTAAATGATGGCTGCTTCTAAGCCAACATCCTGACTGTTTTAGCCTTCCCACTTCGTTTCCCACTTAGCCAATTTTAGGGACCTTAGCTGGCGGTCTGGGTTGTTTCCCTCTTGAGTCCGGACGTTAGCACCCGGTGCTCTGTCTCCCAAGCTGTACTCTTCGGTATTCGGAGTTTGCATAGGTTTGGTAAGTCGCCATGACCCCCTAGCCTAAACAGTGCTCTACCCCCGAAGGTAATACTTGAGGCACTACCTAAATAGTTTTCGGAGAGAACCAGCTATCTCCAGGTTTGTTTAGCCTTTCACCCCTATCCACAGCTCATCCGCTAGTTTTGCAACACTAGTCGGTTCGGACCTCCAGCACCTGTTACGGTACCTTCATCCTGGCCATGGATAGATCACCTGGTTTCGGGTCTACACCCAGCGACTATTTCGCCCTATTCGGACTCGATTTCTCTACGGCTACCCTATTCGGTTAACCTCGCCACTGAATGTAAGTCGCTGACCCATTATACAAAAGGTACGCAGTCACCCCTGAGGGCTCCTACTTTTTGTATGCATGCGGTTTCAGGATCTATTTCACTCCCCTCCCGGGGTTCTTTTCGCCTTTCCCTCACGGTACTTGTTCACTATCGGTCGATTACGAGTATTTAGCCTTGGAGGATGGTCCCCCCATGTTCAGACAGGATTTCACGTGTCCCGCCCTACTCTTTTCGTGCCTAGTTCCACAATCAACATTTTTCATACGGGGCTATCACCCGCTATGGCCGGACTTTCCATTCCGTTCTGATATGCCAACTGCTAAAACACGAGGGCTACTCCGATTTCGCTCGCCACTACTTTCGGAATCTCGGTTGATGTCTTTTCCTCGAGCTACTGAGATGTTTCAGTTCGCCCGGTTCGCCTTGCATGCCTATGTATTCAGCATGCAATACCTCTTGCGAGGTGGGTTTCCCCATTCGGAAATCTCCGGATCAAAGCTAATTTGCCAGCTCCCCGAAGCTTATCGCAGGCTATCACGTCCTTCGTCGCCTGTAATCGCCAAGGCATCCACCACATGCACTTAGTCACTTGACCCTATAACTTTGACATCACGCAGATGTCGTCAAGGACAGACGCTCAACAACTTGAGCGTTTTATTGAGTATCACGCGTTTTCGCCGTTCTTCAATTTCTTCTCTTACCTTGCGGTCAGAGTTGAAGTCTGGTGACGCAATCAAATGTCGCTGGCGGCACGGTGCCAGTCTGCCCCTTTACGAGCAGCCAGCTTTCCGCCAGCAACGCTGATTCGACTCTACGAATTGTTAAAGAACAACAGTGCGGCCTCAAAGGCCAGACTGGCAAACCAGAACATCCAACAGCCTGCGCTGAAGGACACTGTGGTTTGCCAACCGTGAGAAGTGAACTGGTGGAGGATGACGGGATCGAACCGACGACCCCCTGCTTGCAAAGCAGGTGCTCTCCCAGCTGAGCTAATCCCCCAAGATCCCTGAATCTTCAGACTCCGAGTTCTTCGTGGTGGGTCTGGCTGGATTCGAACCAGCGACCCCCGCCTTATCAAGACGGTGCTCTAACCGACTGAGCTACAGACCCACGCGTTTGTTGCGTCGCCCATAGCTCTGTCGTTATCGCTCACCTGGCAGCAACTCCGTGCTTCAGGCCAGCTCGCCAGGCGCCGTGCGACTATGTTCACTCTACTGTTGTAGTTACAGCCAATAAGTGTGGGCGCGCTGAATGTCGGCGTTTGTGGACCTTGCTCATTCAACAACCGAAGTTGCTGAGTGGCTCGGCCATTCTCTAGAAAGGAGGTGATCCAGCCGCACCTTCCGATACGGCTACCTTGTTACGACTTCACCCCAGTCACGAACCCTGCCGTGGTAATCGCCCTCCTTGCGGTTAGGCTAACTACTTCTGGCAGAACCCGCTCCCATGGTGTGACGGGCGGTGTGTACAAGACCCGGGAACGTATTCACCGCGGCAAGCTGATCCGCGATTACTAGCGATTCCGACTTCACGCAGTCGAGTTGCAGACTGCGATCCGGACTACGACCGGGTTTCTGGGATTAGCTCCCCCTCGCGGGTTGGCAGCCCTCTGTCCCGGCCATTGTATGACGTGTGTAGCCCTACCCATAAGGGCCATGATGACCTGACGTCATCCCCACCTTCCTCCGGTTTGTCACCGGCAGTCTCATTAGAGTGCCCTTTCGTAGCAACTAATGACAAGGGTTGCGCTCGTTGCGGGACTTAACCCAACATCTCACGACACGAGCTGACGACGGCCATGCAGCACCTGTGTCCAGGTTCTCTTTCGAGCACTCTCACATCTCTGCAAGATTCCTGGCATGTCAAGGGTAGGTAAGGTTTTTCGCGTTGCATCGAATTAAACCACATCATCCACCGCTTGTGCGGGTCCCCGTCAATTCCTTTGAGTTTCAACCTTGCGGCCGTACTCCCCAGGCGGTCAACTTCACGCGTTAGCTACGTTACTGAGAAGAAACCCTCCCAACAACCAGTTGACATCGTTTAGGGCGTGGACTACCAGGGTATCTAATCCTGTTTGCTCCCCACGCTTTCGTGCATGAGCGTCAGTACAGGCCCAGGGGATTGCCTTCGCCATCGGTGTTCCTCCACATATCTACGCATTTCACTGCTACACGTGGAATTCCATCCCCCTCTGCCGTACTCTAGCTATGCAGTCACAAATGCAGTTCCCAGGTTGAGCCCGGGGATTTCACATCTGTCTTGCATAACCGCCTGCGCACGCTTTACGCCCAGTAATTCCGATTAACGCTTGCACCCTACGTATTACCGCGGCTGCTGGCACGTAGTTAGCCGGTGCTTATTCTTCAGGTACCGTCATCCCTCCGAGGTATTAGCTCAAAGGATTTCTTCCCTGACAAAAGCGGTTTACAACCCGAAGGCCTTCTTCCCGCACGCGGCATGGCTGGATCAGGGTTGCCCCCATTGTCCAAAATTCCCCACTGCTGCCTCCCGTAGGAGTCTGGGCCGTGTCTCAGTCCCAGTGTGGCTGGTCGTCCTCTCAGACCAGCTACAGATCGTAGGCTTGGTAGGCCTTTACCCCACCAACTACCTAATCTGATATCGGCCGCTCCAATTGCGCGAGGTCTTGCGATCCCCCGCTTTCACCCTCAGGTCGTATGCGGTATTAGCTGCTCTTTCGAGCAGTTATCCCCCACAACTGGGCACGTTCCGATACATTACTCACCCGTTCGCCACTCGTCGCCAGGTTGCCCCGCGTTACCGTTCGACTTGCATGTGTAAGGCATGCCGCCAGCGTTCAATCTGAGCCAGGATCAAACTCTACAGTTCGATCTTGAATAACTCAACGGAATCGAACAAAGACTACTTTCATAGCTTCATTCATTTCCGTGAGCGTCTAAAGATTTAACCTTCTCAGGTTGCCTCTATTCAGACGCCCACGCTTATTGGCTGTAAATTTTTAAAGATCATCGAAGCAGCTGAGCTGTCTTCGTTTGCTGCTGCTTTCTTACGTCGTTTTGTTGACGTCGTCAGCAGCGCAGAAGCGAGATTATGAACTAGCTTTTTCAAGCCGTCAAGCACTCTGTTTAAAAATCTTTGGCAAGTCGCTGAAGCAACCTGACCGCCGATCTTCAACCTTCAAAGATCAGCACTGACATCGGTCAACACTGATCTCTGCAGGCTGCAGGCAGAGATACAAACGCCCGGTCACACGACCGGGCGTCCGTAGATATTAGCCTGACGATGACCTACTTTCACACGGGAATCCGCACTATCATCGGCGCTGAGTCGTTTCACGGTCCTGTTCGGGATGGGAAGGGGTGGGACCGACTCGCTATGGTCATCAGGCTTGACTGGTTGGCCAGCTGCGTCCCTGGGAAGGGTGGGCAGCTCGCCCAATTCGTAGAGTCTTTGGTGAATCAGCTTTGATTTGATTGCGTCCTCAGCTTGAGGAACGGCTTTGATCGATTAAATCGATCTGCGTGACCACTCGCTTCGACATGATTGTCAAAGTTATAGGGTCAAGCCTCACGGGCAATTAGTACTGGTTAGCTTAACGCATTACTGCGCTTCCACACCCAGCCTATCAACGTCCTGGTCTTGAACGACCCTTCAGGGGGCTCAAGGCCCCGGCAAGACTCATCTTGAGACGAGTTTCCCGCTTAGATGCTTTCAGCGGTTATCTCTTCCGCACTTAGCTACTCGGCGATGCCACTGGCGTGACAACCGATACACCAGAGGTGCGTCCACTCCGGTCCTCTCGTACTAGGAGCAGGCTCTCTCAATCTTGCAGCGCCCACGGAAGATAGGGACCAAACTGTCTCACGACGTTTTAAACCCAGCTCACGTACCTCTTTAAATGGCGAACAGCCATACCCTTGGGACCGGCTACAGCCCCAGGATGAGATGAGCCGACATCGAGGTGCCAAACACCGCCGTCGATATGAACTCTTGGGCGGTATCAGCCTGTTATCCCCAGAGTACCTTTTATCCGTTGAGCGATGGCCCTTCCATACAGAACCACCGGATCACTTAGTCCTACTTTCGTACCTGCTCGACTTGTCAGTCTCGCAGTCAAGCACGCTTATGCCTATGCACTATTAGCACGATTTCCGACCGTGCCTAGCGTACCTTCGAACTCCTCCGTTACACTTTGGGAGGAGACCGCCCCAGTCAAACTGCCCACCATACACTGTCCCCAACCCGGATCACGGGCCAAGGTTAGAACCTCAAACACACCAGGGTGGTATTTCAACGTTGGCTCCACCTGATCTAGCGACCAGGTTTCAAAGCCTCCCACCTATCCTACACAGATCTGTTCAAAGTCCAATGTAAAGCTACAGTAAAGGTTCATGGGGTCTTTCCGTCTTTCCGCGGGGAGATTGCATCATCACAAACATTTCAACTTCGCTGAGTCTCTGGAGGAGACAGTGTGGCCATCGTTACGCCATTCGTGCAGGTCGGAACTTACCCGACAAGGAATTTCGCTACCTTAGGACCGTTATAGTTACGGCCGCCGTTTACTGGGACTTCAGTCAAGAGCTTGCACCCCATCATTTAATCTTCCAGCACCGGGCAGGCGTCACACCCTATACGTCGACTTTCGTCTTTGCAGAGTGCTGTGTTTTTAATAAACAGTCGCAGCCACCGATTCTCTGCGGCCTCATTGGGCTCCCCAAGTAAATGGTTCACCTACTAAAGGCACACCTTCTTCCGAAGTTACGGTGTCAATTTGCCGAGTTCCTTCTCCAGAGTTCTCTCAAGCGCCTGAGAATACTCATCACGCGCACCAGTGTCGGTTTGCGGTACGGTCGTCTATAGCTGAAGCTTAGTGGCTTTTCCTGGAAGCAGGGTATCACTCACTTCGTCTGCAAGCAGACTCGTTATCACACCTCAGCTAAGCCCTCCGGATTTGCCTAGAGGGCACGCCTACATGCTTGAACCGGGACATCCAACACCCGGCTGAGCTAACCTTCTCCGTCCCCACATCGCACTATAGATCGGTACAGGAATATTGACCTGTTTCCCATCAGCTACGCATCTCTGCCTCGCCTTAGGGGCCGACTCACCCTACGCCGATGAACGTTGCGTAGGAAACCTTGCGCTTACGGCGAGGGGGCTTTTCACCCCCTTTAACGCTACTCATGTCAGCATTCGCACTTCTGATACCTCCAGCAGGCCTCACGACCCACCTTCACAGGCGTACAGAACGCTCTCCTACCACGCACAGTAAACTGTGCATCCGCAGCTTCGGTAACTGGCTTAGCCCCGTTACATCTTCCGCGCAGGACGACTCGATCAGTGAGCTATTACGCTTTCTTTAAATGATGGCTGCTTCTAAGCCAACATCCTGACTGTTTTAGCCTTCCCACTTCGTTTCCCACTTAGCCAATTTTAGGGACCTTAGCTGGCGGTCTGGGTTGTTTCCC
This genomic window contains:
- a CDS encoding alpha-2-macroglobulin family protein, which gives rise to MRSLGLAALATASLSVQAMQLAKVVPEGEVGQLTNVVVQFTESVKPLGDLRGEAPVTVRCTPEGASEGTGRWTNDKEWVFDFKRPLPSGARCQVQANDNFVPGVPGVSPTWTGKRDFKFFISAPTVQRTIPWEGSQIEEEQHILLQLSAPVREESVAKGLWCESNALGERIPVVLSSPAERQAALKSQRVIARNETWIMVGCQRPLPAGSEVSLVWGPNIASMADTTVTTRGERRFKFTVRQPLTAEFTCERERANAPCVPILPIHVDFSEPVPKAQARAVRLRGPDNKLYEPISRKDSGVDEEDAGTLRRVTFPSPLPESTTFKLEMPKGTKDVSGRPLSNAASFPMVIQTGAAPPLAKFAAAPFGIVEWERQEPSLVPLTMRHVQPELQPGGPGKVLIKRVTDDLEVLRWFGKVRKASNDEWKSREVPMLQGDANAQSLTLPKSSTPATEMEVVGVPLRQPGYHVLEVASPRLGNSLLDPPATMYVRTGVLVTNLGIHFKLGRDNSMAWVTTLDSGRPAPNAKVAVYDCAGRSLWTGKTDESGVAHIDRPSLSQRTERECVAEYGLYVTARLEQSGQPEDFTFLFSNWSRGIEPWRFNLPTAYGASDTPARAATITDRPLLRPGDVLSMKHFFRLETLQGLSDAPPDQLPTQLRIIFEATGEEVFKQALTWQSTRYALSTWQVPPGAKLGSYRLVLQRQGDGPQGQRQWDTGGVKVDEIRVPLVDARLLPPKSTAAGAKEFQWGAQLNYMAGGPMAQAPVQISAVLQPRWTSYPAYTDFAFDPPEDRDPNAAVHPDDAERGEDGDDDAGGGTSADRQLLVDKLAVQTDKQGAAQFRVPLRQPVTRPSELRVELSYRDPDGQTHTRSASQVIWPAEVQVGLRAPTWVANGQQLPVQAVVLDTSGKPLAGRVVTLTARQIQTLSTRKRLVGGFYAYEQKRQVKELGELCRATSDAQGLARCDLRVEQSGQVEIIATTLDAGHHSAKAARAVWVTRAGEFWFAQENDDRIDVIADRRHWEPGETARFQVRMPYRDATALITVEREGLLYSRVQRLSGRDPWVEVKIDKDWAPNAFVGVTVVRGRLKDVPWYSFFTWGWREPGNWWRAWRASSDYQPPTAMVDLAKPSFKMGIAGIEIGRAKHDLKVEVLPQQAQYGVRQSAQVRVRVTQDGRPVPDAQLAFAAVDEGLLSLSPNGSWRLLNHLLQDRPWAVSTATAHSEIIGRRHYGRKAAAAGGGGGFATRELFDTLLTWQPAVALNAQGEAVVTVPLNDSLTRFRLVAIADAPGQRFGTGENSITVGQDLQLLSGLPPLAREGDRMEAMLTVRNTTNRAMTLSLLLKGVASIEGTTDQPIPAQTRQLTLAAGGAEVVSWSVVVPDGAQRINWEAQAVEQGSGGAKDAMKVTQQVQPAVPLRVLQATLRQLDAPLSLPVSAPADALPMQGVKRGGIQVGLQPRLSSALPGIRRFFATYPYNCLEQQASKYVALHDDAAWTTLMGQLSSYQDRDGLFGYYPLSAGYNQGSDVLTAYLLSMAKEAGRSLPDAAQTRALDGLAAFVEGRIARTHWSPRPDDEPRRVSAIAALARHGRATARQLATVDAAHLPTWPTAAVIDWLVIQQRLPASPQRDAQLAAAQTQLRARLSYAGTTLRFVSEDTDAWWWLMDSGDSNASRLLLAVVNDPAWREEIPRIVTGALARQERGAWYNTTANLWGALALERFGTVFESKAVSGKTEASLGTAKALLDWSAQPQGGSLALPWPSGGTGTVAVHQAGDGRPWVTMQSLAAVPLKSALSAGYSVKRSITAVSQKAAPAFTRGDVLRVRLEVDAAADMSWVVISDPLPTGAAVVSGTLDAEGERNEGEAWPSYIERSFAAWRAYFAYLPKGRHVYEYTVRLNNAGRFQMPSTRVEAMYAPDRFGEAPNATMEVAP